In the genome of Aspergillus luchuensis IFO 4308 DNA, chromosome 2, nearly complete sequence, one region contains:
- the AIM6_2 gene encoding uncharacterized protein (COG:S;~EggNog:ENOG410PITV;~TransMembrane:1 (i82-108o)): MQQVGWATWDRQMAATTHVNVRDASSTQPLLGADEYDAYSWVLLEDHPLRSHPTECCPGVLWVLRKCCAAVTKRWSDRALTLICLFLMFLVAIQFLSLLPYGVSYLFLHEQYNAQSGFIHWPAEFEGQSAACISYNPRAHANSIQYSLAAGCTGVKADIWLQDDDILVGSSLSSLRNESTLRKVYLEPLLDHFDAMSLSEAQPDHDSMVATGLFGQDSLQFKLYLEIRSSADNMWPRLLSELVLLSERGYLTHRNGTQVVPGPITVVLTGREQVDLDGLSIDHESVGKSIFLDESVVTEVEESAAVQTSTEDELEISEQSLPGTFPRSDEDPSLTKALQMYSASINFAETIGSPHRGRFSRQQIERIQSQVQTAHQKGLLARYEGIPCHSEGMRRIIWRILVKEGADLIEVDWTGCASRGWRRFFSIGSRGTVPAASHPLHPPRTWGK; this comes from the exons ATGCAGCAGGTCGGGTGGGCGACTTGGGACCGCCAAATGGCCGCCACAACCCACGTCAACGTCCGCGATGCGAGTAGCACCCAGCCCCTGCTCGGTGCTGATGAGTACGATGCCTATTCGTGGGTGTTGCTAGAGGACCATCCGTTGCGCTCTCATCCTACGGAATGTTGTCCCGGTGTACTTTGGGTACTTCGAAAATGCTGTGCCGCAGTGACCAAGAGATGGAGTGATCGCGCGCTTACTCTGATCTGTttgttcttgatgttctt AGTGGCGATTCAATTTCTCTCGCTCTTGCCATACGGCGTCTCCTATCTTTTCCTACACGAGCAGTACAATGCACAATCGGGATTTATTCATTGGCCCGCAGAGTTTGAAGGCCAGTCAGCTGCTTGTATATCCTATAACCCACGAGCTCATGCAAATTCCATTCAGTACTCCCTTGCGGCGGGCTGTACTGGAGTCAAGGCCGATATCTGGCTACAGGACGATGACATTCTTGTAGGCTCTTCATTGTCGAGCCTCAGGAACGAGTCCACGCTGCGCAAGGTGTATCTGGAGCCACTTTTGGACCACTTTGATGCTATGAGCTTATCTGAGGCTCAGCCTGACCATGATTCCATGGTCGCGACAGGATTGTTTGGACAGGATTCACTACAATTCAAATTGTATTTGGAGATCCGGTCCTCTGCAGACAACATGTGGCCTCGTCTCTTATCTGAACTAGTGCTTCTCAGCGAACGTGGGTATCTTACCCACCGAAATGGGACGCAGGTTGTCCCAGGGCCTATTACTGTTGTTTTGACAGGTCGAGAGCAAGTGGACCTTGATGGTCTTTCCATCGACCATGAGAGCGTTGGCAAGAGCATCTTCTTGGATGAATCGGTCGTAACAGAAGTCGAAGAGTCTGCTGCTGTCCAGACCTCGACGGAAGACGAACTGGAAATATCTGAGCAGAGCTTACCAGGGACCTTTCCCCGCTCCGACGAAGATCCGTCTCTGACCAAGGCGCTTCAAATGTACAGTGCCTCCATCAACTTTGCCGAGACCATTGGATCGCCTCATCGCGGGCGATTTTCTCGACAGCAGATCGAAAGGATCCAGAGTCAAGTGCAAACCGCGCATCAAAAGGGGTTGCTGGCTCGGTACGAAGGCATACCGTGCCACTCGGAAGGGATGCGCCGCATTATCTGGCGTATCTTGGTGAAGGAGGGGGCCGATCTCATCGAGGTGGACTGGACAGGGTGTGCTAGCCGGGGCTGGCGGCGATTCTTCAGCATCGGGTCGCGGGGGACCGTTCCGGCCGCCAGCCACCCGCTGCATCCTCCCAGGACATGGGGCAAGTAG
- a CDS encoding putative lipase (CAZy:CE10;~COG:I;~EggNog:ENOG410PGXG;~InterPro:IPR029058,IPR013094;~MEROPS:MER0033274;~PFAM:PF07859;~TransMembrane:2 (o12-30i51-71o);~go_function: GO:0016787 - hydrolase activity [Evidence IEA]): MIDHVLGRPSTKFRKIQVLAVLVFWSTYLLRGNKNGPPFIRKISSRLSKKLSVWQTTVLVFLWLYICRNFAKIVGLECPEPLANLYSRSFFRATWIATGLDAGFWTAMGIKPKWLRDIASLVFSGYYLIAAEQADEKVRRVRATLTVEHMRVSWNKSTTPYLWALAKLGRPRLTRYPPRAIRIPRPASSIYKEPTNAWLYFDGSLTALRDQTCIVLDIPGGGFVSMSPRHSEDRLLAWAARTKVPVLSLDYKKAPEYPYPYALNECYDVYHSIVSTRGRCLGLNGRTRPRVVITGDSAGGNLATGVTLMILQSGSTHASRWQGQNMLPPPDGLVLPYPALNMKIESWMTEEQMALIQEKSTRRTNESVLRRKDMDYHRLTPFTSPGTSFGDFQRDSFSDADLEVGNLVDATSEKLAQQQKMDIPENEAAAITEHQPKQIQTRLAVSSMISYVNDRILTPEMMRAMIILYIGPHNRPDFNTDYLLSPALAPEDLLARFPKTYIITGERDPLVDDTVIFAGRLRHAKLRQFQERQELGLEKSYRRFNAKDHVEVSLLPGISHGFMQMAGFFPDSWKHIYRCASWIQDLFDLAQAKRSSSYTKALTNGTQLPKGPKSVPRGNNSRNHRRHLTGESSGDEDRPLEIGIKKLTPLTPLHRSSSAPIDSTDIESQAIAAKDGDSEDAKKERIRSVSRGRTLRPGITKKQRPTPMRLTIPPRDGYISGSPSPVPLRERNRSINSLASEEDLIDRRMNGIAGGLMGIGEGARTP, from the exons ATGATAG ACCACGTCCTTGGGCGGCCATCTACAAAGTTCCGGAAGATCCAGGTTCTTGCTGTACTTGTATTCTGGTCTACCTATCTATTAAG AGGAAACAAGAATGGCCCTCCTTTTATCCGCAAAATCTCGTCGCGCCTCTCAAAAAAGCTGAGCGTCTGGCAAACCACTGTCCTTGTTTTCCTCTGGCTCTATATTTGCCGCAATTTTGCGAAAATTGTCGGCCTTGAGTGCCCTGAGCCTTTAGCCAACCTCTACTCGCGCTCCTTTTTCCGGGCAACATGGATCGCGACTGGATTAGACGCTGGGTTCTGGACGGCAATGGGGATAAAGCCAAAATGGCTACGAGATATTGCGTCTCTGGTTTTCTCTGGTTATTACCTTATCGCAGCAGAACAGGCAGATGAGAAGGTTCGCCGGGTACGTGCTACACTCACAGTAGAGCATATGCGTGTGTCATGGAATAAGAGCACCACACCGTATCTCTGGGCACTCGCCAAATTGGGCCGCCCGCGGCTCACGAGGTACCCTCCGCGTGCCATCCGTATCCCCCGACCAGCGTCCTCGATATACAAGGAGCCGACAAATGCATGGCTTTACTTCGATGGGTCATTGACTGCGCTACGTGATCAAACATGCATTGTCCTTGATATTCCTGGGGGTGGTTTTGTTTCGATGAGCCCTCGGCATTCCGAAGACCGACTTCTGGCCTGGGCGGCGAGAACCAAAGTTCCCGTACTGAGTCTCGACTACAAGAAGGCACCGGAGTACCCGTATCCGTATGCTTTAAACGAGTGTTATGATGTATATCATTCCATTGTCTCTACCCGTGGGCGGTGCTTGGGCCTCAACGGACGGACTCGTCCTCGTGTCGTCATCACTGGTGATAGTGCTGGTGGTAATCTCGCCACAGGCGTCACCCTTATGATCCTTCAATCCGGCAGTACACATGCCTCTAGATGGCAAGGACAAAACATGCTTCCACCCCCGGACGGGCTGGTTCTACCCTATCCCGCGCTGAACATGAAGATAGAAAGCTGGATGACAGAAGAGCAAATGGCGTTGATCCAAGAGAAAAGCACACGTCGAACCAATGAGAGCGTGCTCCGCAGGAAAGATATGGACTATCACCGATTGACGCCTTTTACTTCTCCGGGAACGTCGTTCGGAGATTTCCAGCGTGACTCTTTCTCTGATGCAGACTTGGAAGTTGGAAATTTGGTTGACGCGACCTCGGAGAAGTTGGCACAGCAACAGAAGATGGACATTCCTGAAAATGAAGCGGCTGCTATCACTGAGCACCAGCCTAAGCAGATCCAAACACGGCTGGCCGTCTCATCGATGATATCGTACGTCAATGATCGTATATTAACCCCTGAGATGATGAGGGCAATGATCATCCTATATATCGGACCGCACAACCGCCCCGACTTCAATACGGACTACCTACTCTCCCCAGCCTTGGCTCCCGAAGACCTTCTAGCACGCTTTCCCAAGACGTACATTATCACCGGAGAACGTGACCCTCTAGTAGACGACACGGTCATCTTCGCCGGGCGACTGAGACACGCTAAGCTCCGCCAATTTCAGGAACGACAAGAACTGGGCCTCGAAAAGTCTTATCGTAGGTTCAACGCTAAAGACCACGTCGAGGTATCCCTATTGCCCGGAATATCTCACGGGTTCATGCAAATGGCAGGCTTCTTTCCAGATAGCTGGAAGCACATCTATCGCTGCGCAAGTTGGATTCAAGATCTATTCGATCTCGCCCAGGCTAAAAGATCATCCTCTTATACTAAGGCCCTCACCAACGGTACACAATTACCAAAGGGACCTAAGTCCGTTCCTCGTGGAAACAACTCGCGCAATCACAGACGCCATCTCACCGGAGAGTCATCCGGCGACGAGGATAGGCCTCTCGAGATAGGCATCAAGAAATTGACACCACTGACGCCACTGCATCGCAGCTCCAGCGCCCCCATCGACAGTACCGATATTGAAAGTCAAGCTATCGCTGCCAAGGATGGCGACAGCGAGGATGCTAAAAAGGAACGCATTCGTAGCGTCTCCCGAGGGCGAACTCTGCGGCCAGGAATCACCAAGAAACAGCGTCCCACACCCATGAGGTTAACGATCCCTCCTCGAGACGGGTATATCTCTGGATCGCCGAGTCCTGTTCCTTTGCGGGAGAGAAACCGAAGTATCAACAGCCTTGCCAGCGAGGAAGACCTGATTGACCGGCGCATGAATGGTATAGCTGGAGGGTTGATGGGAATTGGCGAGGGTGCCAGGACGCCTTAG
- the cpdS gene encoding putative serine carboxypeptidase (CpdS) (COG:E,O;~EggNog:ENOG410PG21;~InterPro:IPR018202,IPR001563,IPR033124,IPR029058;~MEROPS:MER0001944;~PFAM:PF00450;~SECRETED:SignalP(1-18);~go_function: GO:0004185 - serine-type carboxypeptidase activity [Evidence IEA];~go_process: GO:0006508 - proteolysis [Evidence IEA]) has translation MRITSAFASLLLVGTAASLQNPHRRAVPPPLTHRSIASRAVPVERRSNDFEYLTNKTARFLVNGTSIPEVDFDVGESYAGLLPNTPTGNSSLFFWFFPSQNPEASDEITIWLNGGPGCSSLDGLLQENGPFLWQPGTYKPVPNPYSWTNLTNVVYIDQPAGTGFSPGPSTVNDEEDVAAQFNSWFKHFVDTFDLHGRKVYITGESYAGMYVPYIADAMLNEEDTTYFNLKGIQINDPSINSDSVMMYSPAVRHLNHYNNIFRLNSTFLSYINAKADKCGYNAFLDKAITYPPPSPFPTAPEITEDCQVWDEVVMAAYDINPCFNYYHLIDFCPYLWDVLGFPSLGTGPDNYFNRSDVQKILHVPPTDYSVCSETVIFANGDGSDPSSWGPLPSVIERTNNTIIGHGWLDYLLFLNGSLATIQNMTWNGKQGFQSPPVEPLFVPYHYGLAELYWGDEPDPYNLDAGAGYLGTAHTERGLTFSSVYLSGHEIPQYVPGAAYRQLEFLLGRIDSLSAKGDYTS, from the exons ATGCGGATTACATCGGCATTTGCTTCGTTGCTACTGGTCGGCACGGCCGCCAGTCTTCAGAATCCCCATCGTCGGGCTGTTCCGCCCCCTCTCACACATCGCAGCATAGCGTCTCGCGCCGTACCCGTTGAGCGCCGATCCAACGACTTTGAGTATTTGACAAACAAGACTGCAA GATTCCTCGTCAATGGCACGAGCATCCCCGAAGTCGATTTCGACGTCGGCGAGTCCTACGCCGGTCTTCTCCCCAATACGCCGACTGGAAATTCCAGCCTGTTCTTCTGGTTTTTCCCCTCGCAGAACCCAGAGGCCAGCGATGAG ATCACCATCTGGCTCAACGGTGGCCCCGGCTGTAGTTCCCTAGATGGCCTGCTTCAAGAAAATGGCCCTTTCCTCTGGCAGCCCGGCACTTACAAGCCCGTCCCCAATCCATACTCATGGACCAACCTCACCAACGTGGTCTACATTGACCAACCCGCCGGCACAGGCTTCTCCCCTGGCCCGTCGACGGTcaacgacgaggaagacgtGGCTGCCCAATTTAACAGCTGGTTCAAGCACTTCGTCGACACTTTCGACCTGCACGGCCGCAAGGTCTACATCACCGGCGAAAGCTACGCGGGCATGTACGTTCCTTACATTGCCGACGCCATGCTGAACGAGGAGGATACAACCTACTTCAACTTGAAGGGTATCCAAATCAACGACCCGTCCATCAACAGCGACTCGGTGATGATGTACT CCCCGGCTGTCCGCCATCTCAACCACTACAACAACATCTTCCGACTAAActccaccttcctctcctacATCAACGCCAAAGCCGACAAGTGCGGCTACAACGCCTTCCTCGACAAGGCCATCACCTACCCCCCTCCCAGCCCCTTCCCCACGGCTCCCGAAATCACCGAAGACTGCCAAGTCTGGGATGAAGTCGTCATGGCCGCCTACGACATCAACCCCTGCttcaactactaccacctGATCGACTTCTGCCCCTACCTGTGGGACGTGCTcggcttcccctccctcgGCACCGGCCCGGACAACTACTTCAACCGCTCCGACGTCCAGAAGATCCTGCACGTCCCTCCGACCGACTACTCCGTGTGTTCGGAGACCGTCATCTTCGCCAACGGCGACGGCAGTGACCCCAGTTCCTGGGGTCCCCTACCCAGCGTCATCGAACGCACTAACAACACTATCATCGGCCACGGCTGGCTCGATtacctcctcttcttgaacGGCTCCCTCGCCACCATCCAGAACATGACCTGGAACGGTAAGCAAGGGTTCCAAAGTCCCCCGGTGGAACCGCTCTTCGTTCCTTACCACTACGGTCTGGCTGAGCTGTACTGGGGTGATGAGCCCGACCCGTATAACCTTGATGCCGGTGCCGGGTACCTGGGTACGGCGCATACCGAGCGTGGGCTTACTTTCAGCTCGGTATATTTGTCCGGTCATG AAATCCCGCAGTATGTTCCTGGTGCGGCTTATCGCCAGTTGGAGTTCTTGCTTGGTAGAATTGATAGTCTTTCTGCGAAGGGGGACTATACCTCTTAA